The Nitrospira sp. genome contains the following window.
CAACCGACTTTGCATCATGATCACCGTCTTGATCGCCAACCCGCTGTTCGCCAACGACTGATCCAGCGCCCTGCTCTCCGCCAAAAGCTGCCCAACCTGCCGCTCCCCTTCCTTGATTCGTGCCAACGTCAGATGCGGACTGAACGGCCGCACTTCCGCCGCCAGATTCACTGCTCTACAGACTTCTTCGATGTCTCGATACAACGCCTGCAACCGTTCTCCCTCAAGCCCCTGCTCCCAACTCTCAGGCGGCCCTGCCCACAGCACTCTCGGCTGCTGAAGTCGGGGAAACGTCCCCAGTCGTGAGAAGGGAACCTGGATGGTTCGATGCCTAGCCACCACCTGCGCCACCGTTGCATGGAGCGACTCGATCACTGCTTCCGGCGTCTCACCAAGAAACCTCAACGTCAAATGCATCGAGGCAGGCTGCACCCAACTGATCCGCGTGCGCCGATCGACCGTTCGCTCGAGCCGTCGTCTCAGATCCTGCTGGATCACCGACAGGGCCGCGCGGAGTTCGGGTGATATCTCAATGGCGAGAAAGGCTCTGATCATGTGAGTCTGTTCTTGGTCAACCAGCGACGCAACAGATCCAGCGCTGCCTGCGACGAGCGTTGTTTGATGACGTTGCGATCTCCCCCGTGAAACCGGAACTCCTTCGTCATCACCTGCCCAGCCCCACCGTCGAGCCCTACATACACCAACCCCACGGGCTTCGTGTCCGTGGCCCCGCCCGGCCCGGCAATGCCGGTCACACTCAGTCCGACAGACACGCCGCTGCGCTCACGGATACCACGAGCCATGGCTGCCGCCACTTCGGCACTGACCGCTCCATGACGATCAATCAGTTCCGATGGTACCCCCAACAAGTCCACCTTCGCGCGATTGCTGTAGCAGACCACGACCCGATCCACATAGGAGGAGGAGCCCGGTACCTGCGTCAAGCGATGGCCGATCAATCCTCCAGTGCAGGACTCGGCCGCTGCCAGCGTCATCCGCTGCGTGGTGAGCAACTCGCCGACCACCGATTCCATCGTGTCCGCTTCTTGTCCATACACGATATCGCCGAGCCTGCTCTTGGCCTCATCAAACGACCGCTCAAGCGCAGCAGTTCCCTCCGCACCGGCCGGTCCTGTCAGCGACACCATCACTTCCATCGGCGACGCGTAGATTCCCAACTGGACCGGACTGCCTGGTGGCAGCAATCCTTCAAGCTGTTGATCCACGACCGATTCCGGCACCCCCGCCGTATGCAACACCCGCCGCATCATCGGTGTCGCCGGTCGCACCTTCTGCGTGGGCATCCAGGCCTGCAGGCGCGGCACGACCCCATCTCGAAGCATCGGCTCCATTTCACGCGGGACACCCGGAAGGGCGGCAAAGAACGTCCCGTTCCACACGAGGACGAATCCCGGCGCGGTGCCGACCGGATTGGACACAATATCCGCTCCGGACGGAATCATGGCCTGTCGGAATTGCGACTTCGTCGGAGTCCTGCCCCACTGAGCCAATCGAGCGGTCATCTCGTCCAGTGCGGCTTTTCGCCGGACCAAGCGATGGCCGGTGGCCTCCGCAACCGCTTCACGCGTCAGATCATCGACGGTCGGCCCCAACCCGCCCGTAATGATCACCACCCTGGCGCGGCGGGCCGCGGTTTTCAGGACGGCCACCATGTCCGGCAAGTCATCGCCGACAACCGTCTTGTATCGGAGCTCAACCCCGCATGTGGCGAGGCAATCCGCAATATACAGAGAATTGGTATCCACCCGGCCGCCAAGCAACAGCTCGGAGCCGATGGCGATGGTTTCAGCCGTCCAGGCTTTGGGCTTGGTCATGCAAGGTCAACCTTTGTGAAGAGCGTTGGCGGGATCGTCACATTATTCGATATGGGCGAAATCGAGTTCGAAGCTGACTTGGCCGCCGCCGGATGGAAACACGGTGAGCGTCGTCTTCGCGCGCGGGTCCAACTCTGCATAGGGGAATTGCGCAATCACCTTTGCCCGATAGGCAGGCTGTTGGGGCCACACCGCCGTGCGATCTCCCCTCGCATCAAATCGAACCGTAGAAGGCTTCACGGTCCGGCCGGCCTGTTCCAGAACCACATAACTGTCAGCGGCGAAATTGATCCGGTCCCCATAGAGCACTACATTGACGAGCAGGTTCTCGTTCGCCATCACCTGGGCGATGTCCTGTTCCGTTGGGGACAAGGCCCGTAAGCGCAAATGATTGGCCATCACGAGCAAACTCCCGAGCTTGGTCATGATGAAACCACGGGGAGCCAGATCCTTTTCAGAACCGAACCAGACGTGGAGTTGATCGGGCGCAATGCCCTGAGCGGCGGCGGCTCGTCCACGTTCGACCGTGGCAGAAATCTGTCCAGGAGTCGGCTGGATCTCGATGCCATGCAACGGCGTGGGCGCACTGACGCCTGCCGCAATCAGCAGGCTCCACAGAAACGGGAACTCGGCCACCCATTTCCGAATGCAGCTCATCCTGTGCAGGCAGTAACAGATCAATGCCGGCCTGTCAATTCTCGCCCAAGGCACGGTGGACTCTGTTGACAGCCCTGGAGACGAAATGCTAAAGAGCTAGCTCTTATTCTTTTACATTATCAAGAAGTTGCCTGGAGGGTTCCTCATGTCCAGCCCCGAACAAGCGGCCCGCCGCCAGTACGTCAATTTCACATTCTATAAGGTTGATCCGGCGTGGCGCCGCCTGCCCGAAGATGAGCGCACACGCGGAAAGCAGGAATTCCTCCGCGCCGTGGAGGAATACCAGGGCAAAGTACTCGTCATTGCCTACACGACGGTCGGCATTCGCGGCGACTGCGATTTGATGCTCTGGCGTATCAGCTACGAACTTGAACTGTTCCAGGAAATGAGCACGAAGATCCTGGCGTCCGGATTGGGCAAGTATCTGCTCAACCCCTATTCGTACCTGGCGATTACCAAACGCTCCATTTACGTCGATAACCACACCCACGAGAACCAGGAAAGTAAGCGGCTGACCGTGGTCCCCGGCAAGGCCAAATACATTTTCGTCTACCCGTTCGTGAAGACCCGCGAATGGTTCCTGCTCACCAAGGCTGCGCGTCAGGGCATGATGGATGAACACATCGAGGTGGGGCACCGCTTCCCCTCGGTGAAATTGAATACGACCTACTCGTTTGGTCTCGACGATCAAGAATGGGTCGTGGCGTTCGAGACCGACAAGCCGGAAGACTTCCTGGACCTGGTCATGGCACTGCGGGAAACCGAAGGTAGCCGGTACACCTTGCGAGATACCCCGATCTTCACCTGCATCCGCAAGAGCCTGAAGGAAACGCTAGATACGCTGGGTGGCTGAGATCGTCTCACAGCCCGAACGGTATACACGGCCTTCGATCCAGTGATCGAGGGCCGTGTGCGTTTCGCCCGGTAATCCATCGGACCACCGCATCCTCACATCCATGTCAGTTGACGCTCAGACTCACCCGGCCTCTGATCGCCGCGCCGCCTTTTACTCAGTCATGCTCCCCGGACTGGGCCAACTGCTTCGCGGAAGGATTGCAGCCGCCGCTTTTTATGGCCTCATCACAGTTCTGCTCATCATCCTGAGTGTGGCTCTGGGACGAGTTTCCGGTCGAGCCGCGGAAGTGTTTTTTTTCATGCTGTTGGCGCTTCCCTGGTGGGCACTGCAGAGTTACGACGCCGCACTCGGACCGGCCGCGTCCGGCTTCGACTTCATGAGAACCGGCCGCCAGGCATGGGCGGAAGGGCATGATATCCGATTTCTCGGCCTGCTCTTTTTGATCAGTGCCGCAAACGACGCCATCATCATCGCTCAAAACCCCGAGTATCTCTTACCGTTTTTCTGTACAAAGTTGGACGGTGCGGCGGGCTTCGTGACCAAAGCCCTCTCACCATTCCTCCATACCTGGGTCGGGTACGGGTTTTTGCGCCTCAAGAAATGGTCGCTCCTGGTGTATCTAGTGTATGCTGCCTACGGCACCACCAACGCACTCGTCAACCTCACCTGTTTCGGACCCGGTCGAATCCGGAACACGCTCTTGATCGCTTTGATCGCTTTCACCAGTTACATCCTCTGGCGCCGCCGGATGTTTCAACGCTGACTGCCGGTCATGGAGACGAAGGGTTCACATTTTGACACTCAGCTCGAGCCTGTGTTACCAGTAGTAGCCGGTTGGTCCACATCCTCAGACGGAGCAGCGCCTATGGCCGAAAACAATGCGGTCTATGCAATTCGCCATCCTGACGGGTCTGTCACCCTGTATATCGACGAAGAATATGCCACTGATCGTGGCGTAGATCCGGCCAAGCTGGTGCGGATCGAAATCCCGCGTGAATTATTTGTCAGCGGCAGCATCCAGCAAATCCGCGAATACGTCGCGGTCTACCTTGAAAACAGCCATCAAGGCACGGCCTGAGCGAACCTTTTACCTCGCACGAGGGGCCACACCATGTCCGCTTTACTCACCCCTGAACTCATTGCCTCCACCATTGAACAAGCCCCGATCCAGGGCAGGATCATGCTCAAACTGTTGCTCTTGCAGCACTTTGACATCACGCCCGAGGAGATTAGTCATATCGCGGCCGATCGCCCCGATCCTCGCTGCGTGGCCGGCTCGAAACCGATCCACCAGATGGTCAAACAAGACGCACTGAAGGACGTCACGAACCGGAGAGATGAATATCGCCGTCGAGTACGGCTGCGGCGGGAACGTCTCTGGCTGCAAATGGAAGCCATGAAGGGCATGATTACCTTGGCCGAAGGCATGGTGCGGGTAGCCACGGACCTGCTGCGCACGCGCTACAAGCTGACTGCTGACGCTCTCGATGCCATCAAACAGGGCGCACGCGCCGCCGTTCCCAAGCCGGCAATCCGTTTATTGAACCGACGATGGGACGAAGATGATATTTCCGCTGAAGCCTATCAAGAAGCCAGGCTGGGCCTGGAAATCCAGGCACAGCTCCGCCTGATCGAAAAGTACAAGAAACGCCTTGAGGTTTCGGAACGGGAATGG
Protein-coding sequences here:
- a CDS encoding competence/damage-inducible protein A, whose protein sequence is MTKPKAWTAETIAIGSELLLGGRVDTNSLYIADCLATCGVELRYKTVVGDDLPDMVAVLKTAARRARVVIITGGLGPTVDDLTREAVAEATGHRLVRRKAALDEMTARLAQWGRTPTKSQFRQAMIPSGADIVSNPVGTAPGFVLVWNGTFFAALPGVPREMEPMLRDGVVPRLQAWMPTQKVRPATPMMRRVLHTAGVPESVVDQQLEGLLPPGSPVQLGIYASPMEVMVSLTGPAGAEGTAALERSFDEAKSRLGDIVYGQEADTMESVVGELLTTQRMTLAAAESCTGGLIGHRLTQVPGSSSYVDRVVVCYSNRAKVDLLGVPSELIDRHGAVSAEVAAAMARGIRERSGVSVGLSVTGIAGPGGATDTKPVGLVYVGLDGGAGQVMTKEFRFHGGDRNVIKQRSSQAALDLLRRWLTKNRLT
- the thpR gene encoding RNA 2',3'-cyclic phosphodiesterase, with translation MIRAFLAIEISPELRAALSVIQQDLRRRLERTVDRRTRISWVQPASMHLTLRFLGETPEAVIESLHATVAQVVARHRTIQVPFSRLGTFPRLQQPRVLWAGPPESWEQGLEGERLQALYRDIEEVCRAVNLAAEVRPFSPHLTLARIKEGERQVGQLLAESRALDQSLANSGLAIKTVIMMQSRLRQAGSVYTKLWECPLSSMS
- a CDS encoding chlorite dismutase family protein produces the protein MSSPEQAARRQYVNFTFYKVDPAWRRLPEDERTRGKQEFLRAVEEYQGKVLVIAYTTVGIRGDCDLMLWRISYELELFQEMSTKILASGLGKYLLNPYSYLAITKRSIYVDNHTHENQESKRLTVVPGKAKYIFVYPFVKTREWFLLTKAARQGMMDEHIEVGHRFPSVKLNTTYSFGLDDQEWVVAFETDKPEDFLDLVMALRETEGSRYTLRDTPIFTCIRKSLKETLDTLGG